The following DNA comes from Candidatus Palauibacter scopulicola.
TGCGTCATCGCCAGGAGCAGGTCGCGCTCGCGGCGGTCGACGAACCGGGCCATGGTCGCATCGATGTCGTACCAGCGGCCGGTCGCCTGCCACAGCTCCGCCGGATGCACGACGGGCATCGACAGCTCCTGCCCGTCGATCCGGTCCATCTCCTCGCGCAGGATCTGCTCGATCTTCCTCAGCGACCGCCAGGCGAGAGGCAGGTAGGAGAAGATGCCCGCCGCGAGCTGGCGGACGTAGCCGGCCCTCAGGAGGAGGCTGTGGGACTCGATCTCGGTTTCCCCCGGCGCCTGGCGCAGGGTCATGCCGAAGAGATTCGAGACTCGCTGTCCTGTACGTTCGGTTCGATTCACGGGTCGACCGCTCGGAGTGGTTCGGAATGGGCTCGGAATGGTAACGGGTTCCGCCGCACGGCGCGGAGAGACACGCGACGCTAACCGGCCCGCTGTCCGGGGGCCAGCGTGTCGATAAGATATCGGTCGGGCACCGGCTCGGCCCGACACCGATACGACTTCATCCCCGGAGTGACCCGTGCTTCGAAGGTCCGCAGCGCCCAGCGTGAAGCCCGTCATGATCGTCGTCCTCGCCGCCGCCGTGGCGACCCCCCCCGCCTCCCGCCCGCTGCACGGCCAGGAAGCCGGGCGACCCGCCGCGGAACTCGCGGCGCTGCACGACATCGTGGCGGCCGTCTCGGCCGCGCGCGTGGAGGCCGACATCCGCCGGCTCGCGGGCTTCGGCACCCGCCACACGCTGTCCGACACGCTGTCCGACACGCGCGGGATCGGGGCCGCCCGGCGCTGGATCAAGGCCGAGTTCGACGCGATCTCCGCGGCGTGCGGCGGGTGCCTCGAGGTCTCGTACCAGACGTCCCTCGTCATGGGCGCGGCCCGCATCCCCGACACGACGGCCATCGTCAACGTGCTCGCGATCCAGCGCGGGACGACGGACCCGGGCCGCTACGTCGTGATGTCGGGCGATATCGACTCGCGCGCTACGGGCGCCCTCGACGGCGTCATCGACGCGCCCGGCGCGAACGACAACGCGTCCGGGATGGCCGGCGTGCTGGAGGCCGCGCGCGTCCTCACGCAGTACGAGTTCAACGGATCCATCATCTACGCGGGGCTGTCCGGCGAGGAGCAGGGGCTGTTCGGCGGGCGGCACATGGCCGAGGTCGCGCTCGACGAGGGCTGGCGCCTCCAGGCGGTGCTGAACAACGACATGATCGGCAACATCCAGGGCCAGAACGGCATCTCGGACAACACCATCGCGCGCATCTTCGCCGAGGGCACGCGGGCGGACGAAACCGAGCAGGTCGCCGGGCGGCGGCGCGTCACCGGGGGCGAGGTGGACTCCCCGTCGCGGAACCTGGCCCGTTTCGTCGACCGTCTCGTCGACGGCTACGTCCCGAATCTCGACATGATGATGGTGTACCGGCTGGACCGGTTCGGGCGCGGCGGACACCACCGGCCGTTCAACGACGCCGGCTTCCCCGCCGTCCGGATCATGGAGGCGAACGAGGACTACCGGCGCCAGCACCAGGACATCCGCGTGGAGGATGGCGTCGAGTACGGCGACGTGATCGAGGAGGTCGAGTTCGACTTCGCCGCCAAGCTGACGGCGGTCAACGCGATCTCGCTCGCCGCCATGGCCTGGGCTCCCGCGCCGCCGCGGAACGTGGCGATCCAGGGCGCCGTCCGGCCGTCCACGACGCTCAGGTGGGACCCGGTCCCCCCGGACCGCGCCCCGAACCTCGCGGGATACCGCGTCTACTGGCGGCTCACCGATGCGCCGCAGTGGCAGTGGAGCGTCTTCGCGGGCGACGTGACGGAGCACACGCTCGAGAACATCGTCATCGACAACTACCTGTTCGGCGTGGCCAGCGTGTCGGAGGACGGCTACGAGAGTCCCGTCGTCTTCCCGTGGCCCATCGGAGCGTTCGAGCCGCTGGAATGGACCCGCCGCGATCCCGGTAGCTAGAAGCCGCCAGGCGCGGCGCCGGGTGGCCCGAATCCCGGCCTCCAGTTGTCGTGCGGCTAGGCGCGGCGCCAGGCCCAGCGGAACAGGAAGAAGCAGAACAGGAGCGCGACGGCGATCCACAACCCGCCCCAGACGAGCGTCGGGATGCCGGTGAGTTCGGCCAGCATCCGGGCGTCCGACCGCAACTCCGGCCGGTCGAGGATGTCGCTCTTGATGTCCAGCACCGCGTAGAGGCAACTCGTGAGGCCGAGCGCGGTGAGCAGGACGCGGTTCACCGCGGCGCTCGCCCGCCAGGCCACCGCGAGCAGCGCGGCGGAGAAGGCGAGTCCGAACGCGACGGCGAAGGATTGCTGCGCGAAGAGCAGCGTCATGCCCCCCACGGTCGCGGCGAGGACCGCGGAAAACCACGAGCTGAGCGTCGGGAAGCGTTCCGCGCTCCAGATCATCAGTCCGCCCCAGAGCAGACTTCCGAGATACCCCGCGGAAAGGCTCAGGAACGCGTTCCCGCCGGGACACCGGCACAGTCCTCCTTCGCGCGGCGTCACCTCGATGGCGAGGATCCGCCCCCCCGTCGCCAGCGTTGCCAGCCCGTGGCTGATCTCGTGCATGAGGACGACGAAGAGCTTCACGGGATACACGAAGGGCGTGTCCCAGAGGAACCAGACGACCGCGAAGAGGCCGACGAACGCGGCCAGGAACCGGACGCGTCGCTTGGATTGATCGTTCATGCGTTCCTCATACGGGATGCGCGGCGCGCCGGTGTCGTCACGTTGCGATCAGGATGACGAGCGCGACGAGCGTCATGGCCACGCCCGCGAGCGCGAAGACCGGCAACTTCCGGTCGAACCGCCACCGGCACACGGCGAAGACCAGCGAAAAGATGCCCAGCGTGGCGTATATGGGCAGAAGCGCGCCGGCCCATGCCGTGCGCTCGCTGAGCGCGAGCACCGCGAGCCCCGCGGCGAGCGTCGCGATGAAGAGGGAGCGCTCGTCCGTGAGGGGCGGCTGCGGCCAACGGGTCGCGGGCAGCCAGCCGCCGAGGGCGAGCGGGGCCAGGAGGAGCGCCTCGCCCAGCATGGTCAGCCGCCAGGCATCCTGCGCCGGGCCCGCGACCAGGAAGGCGTCGGTGAACGCGGCGAACCCCGCGGAAGTCGCGGAGACCGCGGCCATCAGGTAGAGGCCGAAGGCGATGATCCGACCCGAGATCCGCGCCGCATGGAAGGTCCCCGGGGCGTCCCGGCG
Coding sequences within:
- a CDS encoding M28 family metallopeptidase encodes the protein MLRRSAAPSVKPVMIVVLAAAVATPPASRPLHGQEAGRPAAELAALHDIVAAVSAARVEADIRRLAGFGTRHTLSDTLSDTRGIGAARRWIKAEFDAISAACGGCLEVSYQTSLVMGAARIPDTTAIVNVLAIQRGTTDPGRYVVMSGDIDSRATGALDGVIDAPGANDNASGMAGVLEAARVLTQYEFNGSIIYAGLSGEEQGLFGGRHMAEVALDEGWRLQAVLNNDMIGNIQGQNGISDNTIARIFAEGTRADETEQVAGRRRVTGGEVDSPSRNLARFVDRLVDGYVPNLDMMMVYRLDRFGRGGHHRPFNDAGFPAVRIMEANEDYRRQHQDIRVEDGVEYGDVIEEVEFDFAAKLTAVNAISLAAMAWAPAPPRNVAIQGAVRPSTTLRWDPVPPDRAPNLAGYRVYWRLTDAPQWQWSVFAGDVTEHTLENIVIDNYLFGVASVSEDGYESPVVFPWPIGAFEPLEWTRRDPGS
- a CDS encoding M50 family metallopeptidase, with the translated sequence MNDQSKRRVRFLAAFVGLFAVVWFLWDTPFVYPVKLFVVLMHEISHGLATLATGGRILAIEVTPREGGLCRCPGGNAFLSLSAGYLGSLLWGGLMIWSAERFPTLSSWFSAVLAATVGGMTLLFAQQSFAVAFGLAFSAALLAVAWRASAAVNRVLLTALGLTSCLYAVLDIKSDILDRPELRSDARMLAELTGIPTLVWGGLWIAVALLFCFFLFRWAWRRA